Proteins from one Bombyx mori chromosome 1, ASM3026992v2 genomic window:
- the LOC101742358 gene encoding eukaryotic translation initiation factor 4 gamma 3 isoform X3, with protein MAGHNYPSQNQSSANSRASQYGNFPYRQQQQQPQTTRSSTHPRQQQQQQQQQQQQQQQQQQQQQQQQQPPYIPGATATTGPVVYPLMFQPPINIQSFQQPRSSAPYYPYVGYIPGYNTPPGHTPQYYYTPNSPQLPSQNAQSNPPSRNNPTTLVGAQCTSSVVTAPTPTLPLQQPPTHIHPAMSGTRANTQKHSRRLAIIHPVTRHNILTEICSNDNYVNDTNDRQTPQPEPTPNFAEEFNRRVYEVAKQPSDSVTKTNVTKNVELPISSMSNVLSQSNAINYTNSGNNKSEIYSINESKILGPDVAVETSETPIVSAISDSPVIVPKMPMNVKQLQKNSDQSIVLDTNENIPLKQHKSKNVPQIEDFDKSSNNISVNSMNSAANTSLLQPVSSFTNNIMGVHHNAPVQAVAPVMSILTPVTVPAHSQTIVTPTNTQGMCPSYLNTPQNQIIRETKERLKSEEQERIEYDTTNLEKETSFTTIRSNGPASLVISSVDSLSNTTNPPTSQKIISEESTKNIEIVNKIINQETETTVVEPKTEVLTNKTKTHIDNTNPKITQEPLSSFENIIKIPGSELDNKETSSAFDAQTKLTQSISSVLRVQQQSDCKMKDINLNSKATDPDKANGNTTEPLSETTKEDLNKNDKALKNQKNNNKKSKKMANNNKESESYENGKDETDKVVNIEDTLNEESEAKPTTEKIEAPPAQPVFIPKYKYSEDQWSPLNKSGKKCYDIDFLKQIKEDPLSKNKPEAPLLEACNVIRTTPMLEPLPFANISRPSSDNFFPFGKSSGLGSRSNTPRDIKREGRNMTPSGRGSMKLPATASGSNPHKPVIHVCLNDDVKLNESDSAWRPTRYVRAENADEEEVKTQELYKKFRGILNKLTPQKFDTLLDKVKALDINNQKRLEGVIDLVFEKAIEEPNFSKAYAAMCHKLSKLKVPADNPTRPDECVNFRALIINKCQNQFQTDKSNEQVMKLEKEMTECSDPAKKKEIQAMIQEEHRRIRMRSVGNVRFIGELYKLKMLAVKIMEYCMNYLIDILEEEKLECLCKLLTTIGEQIENEPQDHLDPIFKKMQDIVDRRSNKISSRVRFMIQDVIELRKRKWVTKSVIDTQPKMMDQIQKEAEQQQRHIELMNANPMGGFRRDDGGRGKRGGDNRRQNTNPYMDNNWKTTRTNFAVDTSKLKAVSQKGMPIKLAPHNSGWNHGSGTKNTAQAAGSSNSMISLTKNMYSILENVSTEPTSLRGTQDLTPTYHSKGASIERSTFNSRPEFSATPGNRSDSMGLGRSSSGTRSTSATTTPAPAPTENVQPLNAPVPQEPISEAKKGSVKSMIDLCLIHAYYDEMIVEFKDVFKPENHAAVISEIFNIALDRSAKEIEMIVNIVQLLVSTNTVSPDNLLEGMKETFDCAPDLFIDIPMLYNNLGKFVMPHIEKKHITFVQLFKLCNTIVSSNHGHLLLKAIIKELKESMGPKFVKSKWQESNLKLEQWMNEDQVSKWIEDNHFEFLEGDVKSSEEENKKILSPSQTQDKLLQLMNTDESCECIKGWVQDKFGKSSNEEWFMRSLIQAICEHALFGPERRDVPHFNRDRMNKYASLIQDFGETKQIREAICLFGIQQLIHKLEHPQGLSLEIFQYLHDQYIISLDGFIAWWESDKEPEGKGVMMKALTSFFMSIKAEVENEDSCSED; from the exons ATG GCGGGTCACAACTACCCATCCCAAAATCAGAGTTCTGCTAATTCAAGGGCATCCCAATATGGAAACTTCCCATACAGACAACAACAGCAACAACCACAAACTACGAGATCTTCGACACATCCGAG gcaacaacaacaacagcaacaacaacaacaacaacaacagcagcagcagcagcagcaaCAACAACAGCAACAGCAGCCTCCATATATACCTGGTGCTACAGCGACTACAGGGCCTGTTGTCTATCCCTTAATGTTTCAACCCCCTATTAACATCCAGAGTTTTCAACAACCAAGATCGAGTGCTCC ATATTATCCATACGTTGGTTACATTCCGGGGTACAACACACCACCCGGTCATACACCACAAT ATTACTACACACCCAACAGTCCCCAACTACCAAGTCAAAATGCTCAGTCAAATCCTCCAAGTAGAAACAATCCTACGACATTAGTGGGAGCTCAGTGTACTTCATCAGTGGTTACAGCGCCGACACCAACTCTTCCGTTGCAGCAACCTCCAACACACATCCATCCTGCAATGTCTG GTACACGAGCGAATACTCAGAAACACAGTCGCAGGCTTGCAATCATTCACCCTGTTACAC GTCACAATATACTAACCGAAATTTGTTCTAACGATAATTATGTTAATGACACCAATGATAGGCAAACACCGCAACCC GAACCAACGCCTAATTTTGCTGAGGAATTTAATAGAAGAGTTTATGAAGTCGCTAAACAACCTAGTGATAGTGTAACGAAAACGAACGTGACAAAGAATGTCGAATTGCCAATATCTTCCATGAGTAACGTTCTATCTCAATCAAATGCAATAAATTATACTAATAGTGGTAATAATAAGTCTGAAATATATTCTATAAATGAGAGTAAAATTTTGGGACCTGATGTTGCTGTTGAAACTAGCGAAACGCCAATTGTATCAGCAATATCAGACAGTCCTGTTATAGTGCCTAAAATGCCTATGAATGTTAAGCAACTTCAAAAGAATAGTGATCAATCTATAGTTTTAGATACTAATGAAAATATACCTCTTAAGCAACACAAAAGCAAAAACGTGCCTCAAATTGAAGATTTTGATAAATCGTCTAATAATATTAGTGTAAATAGCATGAATTCAGCTGCGAATACTAGTTTATTGCAACCGGTGTCTTCCTTTACAAACAACATAATGGGAGTCCACCATAATGCGCCTGTTCAAGCAGTTGCTCCTGTAATGTCAATACTCACGCCTGTAACCGTCCCAGCGCATTCTCAGACTATTGTTACTCCTACAAATACACAAGGAATGTGTCCCTCCTATTTAAATACTccacaaaatcaaataatacgAGAAACTAAAGAACGATTGAAATCTGAAGAACAAGAAAGAATTGAATACGACACAACTAATTTAGAAAAAGAAACTTCGTTCACAACCATTAGATCTAATGGCCCTGCATCTTTAG TGATTAGTTCAGTTGATAGTTTATCAAATACTACCAACCCTCCAACTAGTCAAAAAATTATAAGTGAAGAATCAACGAAAAACATAgaaattgttaataaaattatcaaccAAGAAACTGAAACTACAGTTGTTGAACCTAAAACTGAGGTGTTAACGAATAAAACGAAGACTCACATTGATAATACTAATCCTAAAATAACTCAAGAGCCTTTATCaagttttgaaaatattattaaaataccagGCTCTGAACTTGATAACAAAGAAACATCCAGTGCATTTGATGCTCAGACAAAGTTGACCCAAAGTATATCAAGTGTTTTACGGGTCCAACAACAATCTGACTGTAAAATGAAAGATATTAATCTTAATAGTAAGGCTACAg ATCCTGACAAAGCTAATGGAAATACTACTGAACCTTTAAGCGAAACTACTAAAGAAGACCTGAATAAAAATGATAAAGCCTTAAAAAATCAaaagaataataacaaaaaatcaaagaaaatggccaataataacaaagaaTCAGAGTCCTATGAAAATGGTAAAGATGAGACTGATAAAGTAGTTAATATAGAAGACACCTTGAATGAGGAGTCTGAAGCTAAACCAACAACTGAGAAAATTGAGGCTCCACCAGCACAAcctgtatttattcctaaataCAAGTATAGTGAAG ATCAATGGTCTCCTCTGAATAAATCTGGAAAGAAATGTTATGATATTGATTTTTTGAAACAAATAAAGGAAGATCCTCTGTCCAAAAACAAACCAGAGGCTCCGTTGTTGGAAGCTTGCAATGTCATACGA ACTACACCAATGTTGGAACCCCTGCCTTTTGCTAATATTTCAAGACCATCAAGTGATAATTTCTTCCCCTTTGGTAAGAGTTCTGGCTTGGGTTCAAGAAGCAATACTCCTCGTGATATAAAGAGAGAAGGTAGAAATATGACACCAAGTG GACGTGGAAGCATGAAATTACCTGCTACAGCTAGTGGTAGCAATCCCCACAAACCTGTTATTCATGTTTGTCTAAATGATgatgtgaaattaaatgagtcTGATTCTGCTTGGCGACCTACTAGATATGTTAGAGCAGAAAATGCAGATGAAGAAGAAGTGAAAACGCAG gAACTATATAAGAAATTCCGAGGGATTTTGAATAAGTTAACACCCCAGAAATTCGACACTTTACTGGATAAAGTGAAAGCTCTTGATATTAACAACCAAAAACGACTCGAAGGAGTTATTGATTTGGTATTTGAAAAAGCAATTGAAGAGCCTAATTTTTCCAAAGCTTATGCTGCCATGTGCCATAAGCTGTCCAAACTGAAG GTTCCTGCTGACAACCCAACGAGACCTGATGAATGTGTCAATTTCAGAGCCCTCATTATTAATAAATGCCAAAATCAGTTTCAAACCGATAAGAGTAATGAACAAGTAATGAAACTAGAGAAAGAAATGACAGAATGCTCTGATCCT gcTAAGAAAAAGGAAATACAAGCAATGATACAAGAGGAGCATAGGCGTATTAGGATGAGATCTGTAGGAAATGTACGATTTATTG GTGAATTGTACAAATTAAAGATGTTGGCTGTAAAGATTATGGAATATTGTATGAATTATTTGATTGATATATTGGAGGAAGAGAAATTGGAGTGTCTTTGCAAATTGCTCACAACCATTGGTGAACAAATTGAAAATGAGCCACAGGATCATTTAGATCCCATTTTCAAGAAAATGCAAGATATTGTCGATCGTAGATCTAACAAAATTAGTAGTCGTGTAAG atTTATGATTCAAGACGTTATTGAACTTCGAAAAAGGAAATGGGTCACAAAAAGCGTAATAGATACTCAGCCTAAAATGATGGACCAGATCCAGAAAGAAGCCGAGCAACAACAACGTCATATTGAG ctgATGAATGCTAATCCCATGGGAGGCTTTCGACGTGACGATGGAGGGCGAGGAAAACGTGGCGGCGACAACCGAAGACAAAATACTAACCCTTACATGGATAATAATTGGAAAACGACAAGAACTAATTTTGCTGTGGATACTTCAAAACTAAAAGCCGTGTCACAGAAG GGTATGCCAATCAAGCTGGCTCCACACAACTCTGGATGGAACCATGGTTCGGGCACAAAAAATACCGCCCAGGCGGCTGGTAGTAGTAATTCAATGATAAGCTTGACTAAAAACATGTACAGCATTTTAGAGAATGTGTCGACTGAACCAACTTCCCTCAGAG GTACTCAAGACCTAACACCTACTTATCATTCTAAAGGAGCATCTATTGAGCGATCCACATTTAATTCAAGACCTGAATTTA gtGCAACCCCAGGTAATCGCTCTGATTCAATGGGACTTGGTCGCTCTAGTTCAGGTACTCGTAGTACAAGTGCTACAACAACACCTGCACCTGCTCCTACAGAAAATGTGCAACCTCTGAATGCTCCAGTACCGCAGGAGCCCATTAGCGAAGCCAAGAAAGGATCTGTCAAGTCTATGATTGATCTTTGTCTCATACACGCATACTATGATGAAATGATTGTGGAATTTAAAGATGTGTTCAAACCTGAAAATCATGCTGCTGTAATAAGTGAAATATTCAATATAGCATTAGACAG GTCAGCAAAAGAGATAGAAATGATTGTGAATATTGTACAATTGTTGGTATCAACAAATACTGTCTCACCAGATAATTTACTAGAAGGCATGAAAGAAACATTTGATTGTGCACCAGATTTGTTTATAGATATTCCCATGCTGTACAATAATTTAGGCAAATTTGTAATGCCACATATTGAAAAGAAG CATATCACATTTGTGCAGTTGTTTAAACTGTGTAACACAATAGTATCATCAAATCATGGGCATTTATTACTAAAAGCTATAATTAAAGAATTAAAAGAAAGTATGGGACCTAAATTTGTCAAGAGTAAATGGCAAGAGTCCAACTTGAAATTGGAACAGTGGATGAATGAGGATCAG GTTTCAAAATGGATTGAAGATAACCATTTCGAATTCCTTGAAGGTGATGTCAAGTCTAGTGAGgaagaaaataagaaaattttatCACCATCACAGACACAAGATAAATTACTGCAACTTATGAATACTGATGAAAGTTGTGAATGTATAAAAGGATGGGTACAG GATAAATTTGGAAAATCATCCAACGAAGAATGGTTTATGCGGTCTCTCATACAAGCTATTTGTGAGCACGCCTTATTTGGTCCAGAGAGACGAGATGTGCCACATTTTAATCGAGACCGTATGAATAAATATGCTAGCCTCATTCAAGACTTTGGAGAGACCAAACAAATTAGAGAAGCAATTTGTTTATTTGGCATACAACAACTTATACACAAACTAGAGCACCCCCAAG GTCTATCATTAGAAATTTTCCAATATCTTCATGATCAATACATCATCTCTTTAGATGGTTTTATAGCTTGGTGGGAATCTGACAAAGAGCCAGAAGGCAAAG GTGTAATGATGAAGGCGTTGACATCGTTCTTCATGAGTATCAAGGCAGAAGTGGAAAACGAAGATTCTTGCAGCGAGGACTGA
- the LOC101742358 gene encoding eukaryotic translation initiation factor 4 gamma 1 isoform X4 yields the protein MSGTRANTQKHSRRLAIIHPVTRHNILTEICSNDNYVNDTNDRQTPQPEPTPNFAEEFNRRVYEVAKQPSDSVTKTNVTKNVELPISSMSNVLSQSNAINYTNSGNNKSEIYSINESKILGPDVAVETSETPIVSAISDSPVIVPKMPMNVKQLQKNSDQSIVLDTNENIPLKQHKSKNVPQIEDFDKSSNNISVNSMNSAANTSLLQPVSSFTNNIMGVHHNAPVQAVAPVMSILTPVTVPAHSQTIVTPTNTQGMCPSYLNTPQNQIIRETKERLKSEEQERIEYDTTNLEKETSFTTIRSNGPASLVISSVDSLSNTTNPPTSQKIISEESTKNIEIVNKIINQETETTVVEPKTEVLTNKTKTHIDNTNPKITQEPLSSFENIIKIPGSELDNKETSSAFDAQTKLTQSISSVLRVQQQSDCKMKDINLNSKATDPDKANGNTTEPLSETTKEDLNKNDKALKNQKNNNKKSKKMANNNKESESYENGKDETDKVVNIEDTLNEESEAKPTTEKIEAPPAQPVFIPKYKYSEDQWSPLNKSGKKCYDIDFLKQIKEDPLSKNKPEAPLLEACNVIRTTPMLEPLPFANISRPSSDNFFPFGKSSGLGSRSNTPRDIKREGRNMTPSGRGSMKLPATASGSNPHKPVIHVCLNDDVKLNESDSAWRPTRYVRAENADEEEVKTQELYKKFRGILNKLTPQKFDTLLDKVKALDINNQKRLEGVIDLVFEKAIEEPNFSKAYAAMCHKLSKLKVPADNPTRPDECVNFRALIINKCQNQFQTDKSNEQVMKLEKEMTECSDPAKKKEIQAMIQEEHRRIRMRSVGNVRFIGELYKLKMLAVKIMEYCMNYLIDILEEEKLECLCKLLTTIGEQIENEPQDHLDPIFKKMQDIVDRRSNKISSRVRFMIQDVIELRKRKWVTKSVIDTQPKMMDQIQKEAEQQQRHIELMNANPMGGFRRDDGGRGKRGGDNRRQNTNPYMDNNWKTTRTNFAVDTSKLKAVSQKGMPIKLAPHNSGWNHGSGTKNTAQAAGSSNSMISLTKNMYSILENVSTEPTSLRGTQDLTPTYHSKGASIERSTFNSRPEFSATPGNRSDSMGLGRSSSGTRSTSATTTPAPAPTENVQPLNAPVPQEPISEAKKGSVKSMIDLCLIHAYYDEMIVEFKDVFKPENHAAVISEIFNIALDRSAKEIEMIVNIVQLLVSTNTVSPDNLLEGMKETFDCAPDLFIDIPMLYNNLGKFVMPHIEKKHITFVQLFKLCNTIVSSNHGHLLLKAIIKELKESMGPKFVKSKWQESNLKLEQWMNEDQVSKWIEDNHFEFLEGDVKSSEEENKKILSPSQTQDKLLQLMNTDESCECIKGWVQDKFGKSSNEEWFMRSLIQAICEHALFGPERRDVPHFNRDRMNKYASLIQDFGETKQIREAICLFGIQQLIHKLEHPQGLSLEIFQYLHDQYIISLDGFIAWWESDKEPEGKGVMMKALTSFFMSIKAEVENEDSCSED from the exons ATGTCTG GTACACGAGCGAATACTCAGAAACACAGTCGCAGGCTTGCAATCATTCACCCTGTTACAC GTCACAATATACTAACCGAAATTTGTTCTAACGATAATTATGTTAATGACACCAATGATAGGCAAACACCGCAACCC GAACCAACGCCTAATTTTGCTGAGGAATTTAATAGAAGAGTTTATGAAGTCGCTAAACAACCTAGTGATAGTGTAACGAAAACGAACGTGACAAAGAATGTCGAATTGCCAATATCTTCCATGAGTAACGTTCTATCTCAATCAAATGCAATAAATTATACTAATAGTGGTAATAATAAGTCTGAAATATATTCTATAAATGAGAGTAAAATTTTGGGACCTGATGTTGCTGTTGAAACTAGCGAAACGCCAATTGTATCAGCAATATCAGACAGTCCTGTTATAGTGCCTAAAATGCCTATGAATGTTAAGCAACTTCAAAAGAATAGTGATCAATCTATAGTTTTAGATACTAATGAAAATATACCTCTTAAGCAACACAAAAGCAAAAACGTGCCTCAAATTGAAGATTTTGATAAATCGTCTAATAATATTAGTGTAAATAGCATGAATTCAGCTGCGAATACTAGTTTATTGCAACCGGTGTCTTCCTTTACAAACAACATAATGGGAGTCCACCATAATGCGCCTGTTCAAGCAGTTGCTCCTGTAATGTCAATACTCACGCCTGTAACCGTCCCAGCGCATTCTCAGACTATTGTTACTCCTACAAATACACAAGGAATGTGTCCCTCCTATTTAAATACTccacaaaatcaaataatacgAGAAACTAAAGAACGATTGAAATCTGAAGAACAAGAAAGAATTGAATACGACACAACTAATTTAGAAAAAGAAACTTCGTTCACAACCATTAGATCTAATGGCCCTGCATCTTTAG TGATTAGTTCAGTTGATAGTTTATCAAATACTACCAACCCTCCAACTAGTCAAAAAATTATAAGTGAAGAATCAACGAAAAACATAgaaattgttaataaaattatcaaccAAGAAACTGAAACTACAGTTGTTGAACCTAAAACTGAGGTGTTAACGAATAAAACGAAGACTCACATTGATAATACTAATCCTAAAATAACTCAAGAGCCTTTATCaagttttgaaaatattattaaaataccagGCTCTGAACTTGATAACAAAGAAACATCCAGTGCATTTGATGCTCAGACAAAGTTGACCCAAAGTATATCAAGTGTTTTACGGGTCCAACAACAATCTGACTGTAAAATGAAAGATATTAATCTTAATAGTAAGGCTACAg ATCCTGACAAAGCTAATGGAAATACTACTGAACCTTTAAGCGAAACTACTAAAGAAGACCTGAATAAAAATGATAAAGCCTTAAAAAATCAaaagaataataacaaaaaatcaaagaaaatggccaataataacaaagaaTCAGAGTCCTATGAAAATGGTAAAGATGAGACTGATAAAGTAGTTAATATAGAAGACACCTTGAATGAGGAGTCTGAAGCTAAACCAACAACTGAGAAAATTGAGGCTCCACCAGCACAAcctgtatttattcctaaataCAAGTATAGTGAAG ATCAATGGTCTCCTCTGAATAAATCTGGAAAGAAATGTTATGATATTGATTTTTTGAAACAAATAAAGGAAGATCCTCTGTCCAAAAACAAACCAGAGGCTCCGTTGTTGGAAGCTTGCAATGTCATACGA ACTACACCAATGTTGGAACCCCTGCCTTTTGCTAATATTTCAAGACCATCAAGTGATAATTTCTTCCCCTTTGGTAAGAGTTCTGGCTTGGGTTCAAGAAGCAATACTCCTCGTGATATAAAGAGAGAAGGTAGAAATATGACACCAAGTG GACGTGGAAGCATGAAATTACCTGCTACAGCTAGTGGTAGCAATCCCCACAAACCTGTTATTCATGTTTGTCTAAATGATgatgtgaaattaaatgagtcTGATTCTGCTTGGCGACCTACTAGATATGTTAGAGCAGAAAATGCAGATGAAGAAGAAGTGAAAACGCAG gAACTATATAAGAAATTCCGAGGGATTTTGAATAAGTTAACACCCCAGAAATTCGACACTTTACTGGATAAAGTGAAAGCTCTTGATATTAACAACCAAAAACGACTCGAAGGAGTTATTGATTTGGTATTTGAAAAAGCAATTGAAGAGCCTAATTTTTCCAAAGCTTATGCTGCCATGTGCCATAAGCTGTCCAAACTGAAG GTTCCTGCTGACAACCCAACGAGACCTGATGAATGTGTCAATTTCAGAGCCCTCATTATTAATAAATGCCAAAATCAGTTTCAAACCGATAAGAGTAATGAACAAGTAATGAAACTAGAGAAAGAAATGACAGAATGCTCTGATCCT gcTAAGAAAAAGGAAATACAAGCAATGATACAAGAGGAGCATAGGCGTATTAGGATGAGATCTGTAGGAAATGTACGATTTATTG GTGAATTGTACAAATTAAAGATGTTGGCTGTAAAGATTATGGAATATTGTATGAATTATTTGATTGATATATTGGAGGAAGAGAAATTGGAGTGTCTTTGCAAATTGCTCACAACCATTGGTGAACAAATTGAAAATGAGCCACAGGATCATTTAGATCCCATTTTCAAGAAAATGCAAGATATTGTCGATCGTAGATCTAACAAAATTAGTAGTCGTGTAAG atTTATGATTCAAGACGTTATTGAACTTCGAAAAAGGAAATGGGTCACAAAAAGCGTAATAGATACTCAGCCTAAAATGATGGACCAGATCCAGAAAGAAGCCGAGCAACAACAACGTCATATTGAG ctgATGAATGCTAATCCCATGGGAGGCTTTCGACGTGACGATGGAGGGCGAGGAAAACGTGGCGGCGACAACCGAAGACAAAATACTAACCCTTACATGGATAATAATTGGAAAACGACAAGAACTAATTTTGCTGTGGATACTTCAAAACTAAAAGCCGTGTCACAGAAG GGTATGCCAATCAAGCTGGCTCCACACAACTCTGGATGGAACCATGGTTCGGGCACAAAAAATACCGCCCAGGCGGCTGGTAGTAGTAATTCAATGATAAGCTTGACTAAAAACATGTACAGCATTTTAGAGAATGTGTCGACTGAACCAACTTCCCTCAGAG GTACTCAAGACCTAACACCTACTTATCATTCTAAAGGAGCATCTATTGAGCGATCCACATTTAATTCAAGACCTGAATTTA gtGCAACCCCAGGTAATCGCTCTGATTCAATGGGACTTGGTCGCTCTAGTTCAGGTACTCGTAGTACAAGTGCTACAACAACACCTGCACCTGCTCCTACAGAAAATGTGCAACCTCTGAATGCTCCAGTACCGCAGGAGCCCATTAGCGAAGCCAAGAAAGGATCTGTCAAGTCTATGATTGATCTTTGTCTCATACACGCATACTATGATGAAATGATTGTGGAATTTAAAGATGTGTTCAAACCTGAAAATCATGCTGCTGTAATAAGTGAAATATTCAATATAGCATTAGACAG GTCAGCAAAAGAGATAGAAATGATTGTGAATATTGTACAATTGTTGGTATCAACAAATACTGTCTCACCAGATAATTTACTAGAAGGCATGAAAGAAACATTTGATTGTGCACCAGATTTGTTTATAGATATTCCCATGCTGTACAATAATTTAGGCAAATTTGTAATGCCACATATTGAAAAGAAG CATATCACATTTGTGCAGTTGTTTAAACTGTGTAACACAATAGTATCATCAAATCATGGGCATTTATTACTAAAAGCTATAATTAAAGAATTAAAAGAAAGTATGGGACCTAAATTTGTCAAGAGTAAATGGCAAGAGTCCAACTTGAAATTGGAACAGTGGATGAATGAGGATCAG GTTTCAAAATGGATTGAAGATAACCATTTCGAATTCCTTGAAGGTGATGTCAAGTCTAGTGAGgaagaaaataagaaaattttatCACCATCACAGACACAAGATAAATTACTGCAACTTATGAATACTGATGAAAGTTGTGAATGTATAAAAGGATGGGTACAG GATAAATTTGGAAAATCATCCAACGAAGAATGGTTTATGCGGTCTCTCATACAAGCTATTTGTGAGCACGCCTTATTTGGTCCAGAGAGACGAGATGTGCCACATTTTAATCGAGACCGTATGAATAAATATGCTAGCCTCATTCAAGACTTTGGAGAGACCAAACAAATTAGAGAAGCAATTTGTTTATTTGGCATACAACAACTTATACACAAACTAGAGCACCCCCAAG GTCTATCATTAGAAATTTTCCAATATCTTCATGATCAATACATCATCTCTTTAGATGGTTTTATAGCTTGGTGGGAATCTGACAAAGAGCCAGAAGGCAAAG GTGTAATGATGAAGGCGTTGACATCGTTCTTCATGAGTATCAAGGCAGAAGTGGAAAACGAAGATTCTTGCAGCGAGGACTGA